A window from Malania oleifera isolate guangnan ecotype guangnan chromosome 7, ASM2987363v1, whole genome shotgun sequence encodes these proteins:
- the LOC131160104 gene encoding methyl-CpG-binding domain-containing protein 5-like, whose amino-acid sequence MEAKNSAPSVERNNTEAQPEVQNADQQPLMVMPLQARRPEREVLVYSAHPSEFQLPSDWTVEVRRRAVGKYVGKYDKFFYEPTTGKQFRSLTSAWKRAYGQENQNMATQLDDHFKGSPSSKLHKSKKKMKISHFDFANPPEKITWALTNAEKDEWNPFVEETAVPELIKNHWFETFVFIANGNGNASSSKGNH is encoded by the exons ATGGAGGCTAAAAATTCAGCACCATCGGTTGAAAGAAACAACACCGAAGCACAACCTGAGGTGCAAAATGCTGATCAACAACCTCTAATGGTAATGCCATTACAAGCTCGAAGGCCTGAAAGAGAAGTCTTAGTATATTCTGCACATCCATCAGAATTCCAATTACCAAGCGACTGGACAGTTGAAGTGAGAAGACGTGCTGTTGGTAAATATGTTGGAAAATATGACAAG TTTTTCTACGAGCCAACGACAGGAAAGCAGTTTCGATCACTAACAAGTGCCTGGAAACGTGCTTATGGTCAAGAAAATCAAAATATGGCAACACAACTGGATGATCATTTTAAG ggTTCACCAAGTTCCAAATTACATAAATCGAAAAAGAAGATGAAAATTTCACATTTTGACTTTGCAAATCCTCCTGAGAAGATTACTTGGGCCCTTACTAATGCTGAAAAGGATGAATGGAATCCATTTGTTGAAGAAACTGCGGTTCCAGAACTCATAAAAAACCATtggtttgaaacatttgtttttATTGCCAATGGAAATGGCAATGCATCAAGCTCTAAAG GAAATCATTAA
- the LOC131160105 gene encoding methyl-CpG-binding domain-containing protein 5-like, with protein sequence MEAKNSTPPVDGNNTEARPEIQNNDQQPQMVTPLRTRRPQTEVFVYFANPFDFQLPSDWTVEVRRRPVGKYTGKLDKFFYEPKTGKQFRSLTSAWKRAYVQGNQNVPTRPNEHAKDSPNSKCKSKKKMKSLCFDYANPPEKITWALTNAEKDEWNPFVEETMVPDLIKAHWFATFVFIANGNGNASSSRANQC encoded by the exons ATGGAGGCCAAAAATTCAACACCACCAGTTGATGGAAACAACACCGAAGCACGACCTGAGATACAGAATAACGACCAGCAACCTCAAATGGTAACGCCATTACGAACTCGAAGGCCTCAAACAGAAGTCTTTGTATATTTTGCAAACCCATTTGACTTCCAACTACCAAGCGATTGGACAGTTGAAGTGAGAAGACGTCCTGTCGGAAAATATACCGGAAAACTTGACAAG TTTTTCTACGAGCCAAAGACAGGAAAGCAGTTTCGATCACTCACAAGTGCTTGGAAACGTGCTTACGtacaaggaaatcaaaatgtgcCAACCCGGCCAAATGAGCATGCTAAG GATTCACCAAATTCCAAATGCAAATCGAAAAAGAAGATGAAAAGTTTATGTTTTGACTATGCAAATCCCCCTGAGAAGATTACTTGGGCTCTTACTAATGCTGAAAAGGATGAATGGAACCCATTTGTTGAAGAAACAATGGTTCCAGATCTCATAAAAGCCCACTGGTTTGCAACATTTGTTTTTATTGCCAATGGAAATGGCAATGCATCAAGTTCTAGAG CTAACCAATGCTAA